One window of the Rhipicephalus microplus isolate Deutch F79 chromosome 2, USDA_Rmic, whole genome shotgun sequence genome contains the following:
- the LOC142775663 gene encoding uncharacterized protein LOC142775663 isoform X1: MQAYVTAGTVIIQRMGRGSMHGSLIWKDCDLLGSFERTKLPNGWLQAYFSSRAMQLAHMQSKSWSAPLVFCAGRSISIRQDTGINNNVPAVTRGLVLHGHVQCIKNRAQKTKKYKGTASDCSPAQSLQQQKEHIVISGAAAA; the protein is encoded by the exons atgcaagcctatgtcactgctgggactgttatcattcagcggatggggcgtggaagcatgcatggcagcctcatctggaaggactgcgatctgcttgggagcttcgagcgcacaaaactgcctaacggctggctgcaag cctatttcagcagcagagcgatgcagctagcacacatgcaatccaagtcatggagcgctcctttggtgttctgtgcaggacgcagcatatccatccggcaagacactggtatcaacaataatg ttccagcagtaacaaggggtttggtgctccacggtcatgtgcagtgtatcaagaacagagcacagaagaccaagaagtataaagggactgccagtgactgttctcctgctcaaagtttacaacagcagaaagagcacattgtaatttcaggagcagctgctgcttaa
- the LOC142775663 gene encoding uncharacterized protein LOC142775663 isoform X2, whose amino-acid sequence MQAYVTAGTVIIQRMGRGSMHGSLIWKDCDLLGSFERTKLPNGWLQGRSISIRQDTGINNNVPAVTRGLVLHGHVQCIKNRAQKTKKYKGTASDCSPAQSLQQQKEHIVISGAAAA is encoded by the exons atgcaagcctatgtcactgctgggactgttatcattcagcggatggggcgtggaagcatgcatggcagcctcatctggaaggactgcgatctgcttgggagcttcgagcgcacaaaactgcctaacggctggctgcaag gacgcagcatatccatccggcaagacactggtatcaacaataatg ttccagcagtaacaaggggtttggtgctccacggtcatgtgcagtgtatcaagaacagagcacagaagaccaagaagtataaagggactgccagtgactgttctcctgctcaaagtttacaacagcagaaagagcacattgtaatttcaggagcagctgctgcttaa